Proteins encoded within one genomic window of Candidatus Nezhaarchaeota archaeon:
- a CDS encoding saccharopine dehydrogenase C-terminal domain-containing protein has translation MRFLVVGYGRVGRAVALDLKSRGHCVEAIDIVDHRDEVLDELHVIDVLKETSRASKLAAEFDCVCSCLPGKLGYKFMESCAERGVKLVDVSFMDEDPMLLDFKARKAGSTIIPDCGIAPGLSNMIVGLSAKSLDRVDSAEIRVGGLPLSPKPPLYHSLSWSVDDLLEEYIRPARYVENGVVKSCDPLSFRTTVKVKDWELVAFPTDGLRTLLRMKNRPYYLRELTLRWKGHLDVISLLKDLGLISKEEIEIQGVRVPIKALTAKVLESAMKYEPDMILMEVEVHGVRDGNKVKGILRLYGATFSNDLSTMARVTGAVCSEVALSLSEGQVRGEGVIPPEDLNNLELIVQRVLDKLKSIKVHVELEGLEVLGLTSS, from the coding sequence TTGAGGTTTCTAGTAGTTGGTTATGGGAGAGTCGGTAGGGCAGTCGCGCTAGACTTGAAGTCTCGTGGACATTGTGTGGAAGCAATCGACATCGTGGATCATCGAGATGAGGTCCTCGATGAGCTTCATGTGATCGACGTACTAAAAGAGACCTCTCGAGCATCCAAGCTAGCAGCAGAGTTTGACTGCGTATGCAGCTGCTTACCTGGAAAGCTAGGCTACAAGTTCATGGAGAGTTGCGCTGAGCGGGGCGTGAAGCTGGTTGACGTCTCCTTCATGGACGAGGACCCCATGCTCCTAGACTTTAAAGCTCGTAAAGCAGGCTCCACGATCATACCCGATTGCGGGATCGCGCCTGGCCTGAGTAACATGATCGTAGGTCTAAGTGCTAAGTCGCTTGATCGCGTGGATAGTGCTGAGATCAGGGTCGGAGGGTTGCCATTAAGTCCAAAGCCACCCCTCTATCACTCACTCTCATGGTCAGTTGATGACCTCCTGGAGGAGTACATTAGACCCGCTAGATACGTTGAAAATGGTGTGGTTAAAAGCTGCGATCCATTAAGCTTTAGGACTACGGTTAAGGTGAAAGATTGGGAACTTGTGGCCTTCCCAACTGACGGTTTAAGAACCCTCCTTCGCATGAAGAATAGACCCTATTACCTGCGAGAACTTACGTTGAGGTGGAAGGGCCACTTAGATGTCATTAGCCTTTTAAAGGATCTAGGTCTCATTAGTAAAGAGGAAATCGAAATTCAAGGAGTTAGAGTTCCCATCAAGGCACTTACAGCTAAGGTACTTGAGAGTGCTATGAAGTACGAGCCTGACATGATACTCATGGAGGTCGAGGTGCATGGAGTTAGGGACGGTAATAAAGTTAAAGGTATTTTAAGGCTTTACGGAGCTACATTTAGCAATGACTTGAGCACCATGGCTAGAGTGACTGGCGCTGTGTGTAGCGAAGTAGCGTTATCACTGTCCGAGGGCCAGGTAAGGGGTGAGGGGGTAATCCCTCCGGAGGATCTCAATAATCTCGAGCTGATAGTTCAACGGGTACTGGATAAGCTCAAGAGCATTAAAGTCCATGTGGAGCTTGAAGGATTGGAAGTTCTTGGCCTGACGAGTTCTTAA
- a CDS encoding geranylgeranylglycerol-phosphate geranylgeranyltransferase, giving the protein MDLEALGGKCLNPYLELMRPANSVMAGLASIIGFLIASSLSLTPHDFTKLLLLFTSTFVLSSSSMAMNDYFDREIDAVNQPQRPIPSGRVKPGRALTFSITLMIIGLLLSALVSLKALIVAIVACVLFTVYSMYLKRYGLIGNACVSLCVALTFIYGAAATGSFPGLIATFSSVAFLASMSREVVKGIIDVEGDRLKGIRTLAISRGSRASAKVAFVFMCFAVALSIVPALLGYVNWLYLPIVLVADAGLLTSTLLVLSAPTPNRAAKSKKLMLMFMGLALTAFLVGCI; this is encoded by the coding sequence GTGGACCTGGAAGCCCTAGGGGGCAAGTGCTTGAACCCATATCTAGAGCTCATGAGACCTGCGAATAGCGTGATGGCTGGTTTAGCCTCCATAATAGGCTTTCTCATAGCATCAAGTCTCTCACTGACACCTCACGACTTCACGAAGTTGCTCCTCCTGTTCACGTCTACCTTTGTCCTCTCTTCCTCCTCGATGGCTATGAACGACTACTTCGATAGGGAAATAGACGCTGTAAACCAACCTCAAAGACCCATACCCAGCGGTAGGGTGAAGCCAGGAAGGGCCCTCACCTTCTCCATTACATTAATGATCATAGGTCTCCTCCTCTCCGCCCTCGTTAGCTTAAAAGCACTAATCGTAGCTATCGTCGCATGCGTCTTGTTCACAGTTTATAGCATGTACTTAAAGAGGTACGGCTTAATTGGCAATGCTTGTGTTAGCTTGTGCGTAGCCTTGACATTCATTTACGGTGCAGCTGCAACAGGAAGCTTTCCAGGCTTAATTGCGACATTTTCATCGGTGGCCTTCTTAGCGAGTATGAGTCGTGAAGTGGTGAAGGGGATAATTGATGTTGAAGGCGATAGGCTGAAGGGAATAAGGACGTTAGCCATATCGCGAGGATCCAGAGCTTCGGCCAAAGTAGCTTTCGTCTTTATGTGCTTCGCAGTAGCCTTAAGCATTGTTCCTGCGCTACTCGGTTATGTGAATTGGTTATACTTACCCATAGTGCTCGTGGCTGATGCAGGGCTGTTGACCTCAACCCTATTAGTGCTCTCAGCACCAACACCCAATAGAGCTGCGAAGAGTAAGAAATTAATGTTGATGTTTATGGGCCTAGCGTTAACAGCCTTCTTAGTAGGCTGCATTTAA
- a CDS encoding PH domain-containing protein has translation MSTLHEFSAPYDRMIKVVTSIVIALMSILFAYITYLVVTEVSNLGILIVSLLTLLYFLIVFVPYLFSPSSFALTTKGVLIKRPLRSILIPYSEVIDFKRISDASIMKGVRIWGSGGLYGFIGLFRISGLGKVWMYVTDRSKMVLIETKRNVKYVISPSDPLTFIERLRSLAPSAGQRP, from the coding sequence ATGTCGACCCTCCACGAGTTTAGTGCCCCTTACGATCGCATGATCAAAGTTGTAACGAGCATAGTAATAGCCTTGATGTCGATCCTCTTCGCGTACATAACGTACCTTGTAGTAACTGAGGTAAGTAATCTTGGAATCTTAATAGTATCGCTACTCACCCTTCTCTACTTCTTGATAGTTTTCGTACCCTACCTTTTCTCACCAAGTAGCTTCGCTTTAACGACGAAGGGTGTTTTAATTAAGAGACCCTTGAGGAGCATCTTAATACCATACAGCGAAGTTATCGATTTTAAAAGAATCTCGGACGCATCGATAATGAAGGGTGTGAGGATTTGGGGGAGTGGAGGGCTCTACGGCTTCATAGGGCTCTTTCGCATTTCTGGTTTAGGTAAGGTTTGGATGTACGTAACTGATCGAAGTAAAATGGTACTCATCGAGACTAAGCGTAACGTGAAGTACGTTATAAGTCCAAGCGATCCATTAACGTTCATTGAGAGGTTAAGATCGTTAGCCCCAAGTGCTGGACAACGACCTTAA
- a CDS encoding DUF1464 family protein → MVRVLGVDPGTFSFDICGLEDGKVFYEKVIPTIEIAKDPSRLIEGLEEAGKVDLIAGPSGYGVKVTYLKDVEDPEAFALNDLLLVRKEDVESAIRRGDMGIMVYHAMVRATIEMKKRALPVCFIPAVIHLPTVPWYRKINKIDMGTADKMCIAVLGVYDQSRRLSIDYSQVSFILVEMGFGYNAVIGVKNGRIIDGIGGTTGSMGFLTAGSLDAELVQLVGKWEKSDVFTGGASAAAGVESPQELIKRAKEDDVCRNVLEAMIEGVEKMVASMMVSVRKPNEILLSGRLTRIREIEEMLKERLSIYGEVRRIGWLEGVREVKEAAQGYAMVADGLAGGVFKPLIDWMKIAEASGTSLDYIVHLGKNRTTIKPLIR, encoded by the coding sequence TTGGTAAGAGTTTTAGGCGTCGATCCTGGAACATTCAGCTTTGATATATGCGGTCTAGAGGATGGCAAGGTCTTCTACGAGAAGGTCATACCAACGATCGAGATAGCTAAGGATCCAAGTAGGCTCATTGAGGGGCTCGAAGAAGCTGGCAAAGTGGACCTGATAGCTGGTCCCTCTGGCTACGGGGTTAAAGTAACCTATTTAAAGGATGTCGAAGACCCTGAAGCCTTCGCCCTTAATGATCTTTTGCTTGTGAGGAAGGAGGATGTTGAGTCAGCTATTAGGAGGGGCGACATGGGGATAATGGTCTACCATGCAATGGTTAGGGCGACTATTGAAATGAAGAAAAGAGCCTTGCCTGTCTGCTTCATCCCTGCAGTAATACACCTACCGACTGTTCCTTGGTATAGGAAGATCAATAAGATAGACATGGGAACTGCCGATAAGATGTGCATAGCGGTCTTGGGGGTTTACGATCAATCGAGGAGACTTAGTATAGATTACAGTCAAGTCTCCTTCATACTCGTGGAGATGGGCTTTGGTTACAACGCAGTGATAGGCGTAAAGAATGGTAGGATAATTGATGGCATAGGTGGGACTACTGGGTCGATGGGCTTTCTAACAGCTGGAAGCTTAGATGCTGAGCTCGTACAATTAGTGGGCAAGTGGGAGAAGAGCGATGTCTTCACCGGAGGAGCATCAGCAGCTGCTGGAGTTGAATCACCTCAAGAGCTAATCAAGAGAGCTAAGGAGGATGATGTCTGTAGGAACGTCTTGGAGGCCATGATAGAAGGTGTAGAGAAGATGGTAGCTTCCATGATGGTCTCAGTCAGAAAGCCAAATGAAATATTACTATCAGGTAGATTGACTAGGATAAGGGAGATTGAAGAAATGCTTAAAGAACGTCTAAGTATCTACGGCGAGGTAAGAAGGATTGGTTGGCTTGAAGGAGTGAGAGAGGTTAAGGAGGCAGCTCAAGGTTATGCCATGGTCGCTGATGGGCTTGCTGGAGGGGTCTTTAAGCCCCTAATAGATTGGATGAAGATAGCTGAAGCATCTGGAACGTCCTTGGATTACATAGTTCATTTAGGGAAGAATAGAACAACGATAAAGCCGTTAATTAGGTGA
- a CDS encoding GHMP kinase, which translates to MRVWVSAPSRLHFGMINPIGVEGRLYLSLGVGIEEPRTVIEAEAFDELIVEGRHKRIAQKFAERVAKVFGTWGGRIKVHSAAPRHVGLGSTTQMALSIAYALLSLFRREESVVDVARALGLGEQSGVGTYVFERGGFVLDGGVSGVEGSFPPLILRLDVPEWWRFIVTIPLGRGVSGRAEKMAFASLKPSKEGERLVQKAAYVTLCKLLPALLEEDLEGFGKALIELQETVGAMFSQAQGGIYNPSSARVIELLKELKVEGYGQSSWGPAVYAVTSDDKAEIVANRIKRRLKMRSRIFVVRADNQGVRITVTK; encoded by the coding sequence TTGAGAGTCTGGGTTAGCGCGCCATCAAGGCTGCACTTCGGAATGATAAACCCGATAGGGGTTGAAGGTAGGCTCTACTTGTCTCTCGGCGTTGGCATTGAGGAGCCCAGGACTGTAATTGAAGCCGAGGCATTTGATGAGCTGATAGTTGAAGGCCGCCATAAGAGAATAGCTCAAAAATTCGCTGAGCGAGTCGCAAAGGTCTTCGGAACCTGGGGTGGAAGGATAAAAGTACACTCTGCAGCTCCTCGACACGTCGGGCTCGGCTCCACAACTCAAATGGCCCTATCAATCGCCTACGCCCTACTCTCCCTTTTCAGGAGAGAGGAGAGCGTAGTGGATGTAGCTAGGGCCTTAGGTCTTGGAGAGCAATCCGGCGTGGGCACTTATGTCTTCGAGAGGGGAGGGTTTGTACTCGATGGGGGTGTTAGTGGGGTTGAGGGTTCATTCCCACCACTAATATTGAGATTGGACGTTCCCGAATGGTGGAGGTTCATAGTCACGATACCGTTGGGCAGAGGTGTTAGCGGCAGAGCAGAGAAGATGGCCTTCGCCAGCTTGAAGCCTTCTAAGGAAGGCGAAAGGCTTGTTCAAAAAGCAGCTTATGTGACTTTATGCAAATTACTACCAGCTTTATTAGAAGAAGATTTAGAAGGCTTTGGGAAGGCACTCATAGAGCTTCAAGAGACGGTGGGAGCTATGTTCTCTCAAGCTCAAGGAGGCATCTATAACCCTTCATCAGCTAGGGTAATAGAGCTTCTTAAGGAGCTTAAGGTTGAGGGTTACGGACAAAGCTCGTGGGGTCCAGCAGTCTATGCCGTAACGAGTGACGATAAGGCTGAGATCGTAGCAAATAGAATTAAAAGGAGGCTAAAGATGAGAAGCAGGATTTTCGTTGTAAGGGCTGACAACCAAGGGGTTAGGATAACGGTAACGAAGTAG
- a CDS encoding acetate--CoA ligase family protein: MSSKVDQNALLNPKSVAVVGASRFEGKVGYAVLKNIINGGYGGRVYPINPRADRILGLKCYPKVSAINDEIDMAVIAVPADNVSEVAEDCGQAGVKILVVISAGFKEVGLEGAKREAELVSIAKKYKMRVLGPNCLGYINTSIGLNASFAATMPPKGHIALISQSGALLTSLIDKAPIEGLAFSKIVSLGNKADLSEIDYIRLLADDPETKVIALYVEGIERGDEFAKVAREVSIKKPIVALKAGVTEVGAKAASSHTGSMAGSEIAYTTAFKQFGVIKADCLSDFLDAAKCFGSQPLPKHGNVVIITNAGGPGILAADACGKLGLRLAHLGADVINELIRILPPAASTNNPIDVLGDARADRYQAVLTILSAKEELDCLVMVLSPQAMTEPDEVAKLLVDFKVKKPEKVVVASFLGGLKVANAISILRSGGIPNYDSPERAIKALNSLISYKEIRSKQERLLSEGYPRYPIDRDRIKDVILRAKMEGRSMLLPHEAYEVLSSCGVRAAPCIIARSPDEAVQAAESLGYPVVLKIVSPHIIHKSDVGGVKVDLRTSSEVRLAYYEIMANVSKFVPGVTIYGVAVTPMVPQGVEVIIGMRRDPQFGPLLMFGLGGVYVELLREVSFRLAPITKSEALEMIMETKAYALLRGFRGSPLGDIDAVVDVLLKVSTLCTEFKEIQEIDINPLFVYEKFKGCIVVDAKIWC, translated from the coding sequence ATGAGCTCGAAGGTCGACCAAAATGCGTTGTTGAACCCTAAGTCTGTAGCTGTGGTTGGGGCGTCAAGGTTTGAGGGTAAGGTAGGCTATGCAGTTCTAAAGAACATAATTAATGGAGGGTATGGAGGGAGGGTATATCCAATCAATCCACGGGCTGACAGGATCCTTGGATTGAAATGTTACCCAAAGGTTTCAGCTATAAACGATGAAATCGATATGGCAGTCATAGCGGTTCCAGCTGACAACGTCTCAGAGGTGGCTGAGGATTGCGGGCAAGCTGGGGTTAAGATCTTAGTCGTCATATCAGCGGGTTTTAAGGAAGTGGGGCTCGAGGGTGCTAAAAGAGAGGCCGAGCTAGTCTCCATAGCTAAGAAGTATAAGATGAGGGTCTTAGGTCCTAACTGCCTGGGATACATAAACACATCGATAGGACTGAATGCCTCGTTTGCAGCTACCATGCCTCCTAAGGGGCACATAGCGCTCATATCTCAAAGCGGAGCCCTACTAACGTCACTCATAGATAAAGCACCAATTGAGGGTCTAGCTTTTAGCAAAATAGTAAGTCTCGGGAATAAGGCCGATCTAAGCGAGATAGATTACATAAGGTTACTGGCTGACGACCCAGAGACTAAGGTGATAGCTCTATATGTTGAAGGGATAGAGAGGGGAGATGAGTTCGCTAAGGTTGCCAGAGAAGTTTCGATTAAGAAGCCAATAGTAGCTTTAAAAGCTGGCGTGACGGAGGTTGGTGCTAAAGCAGCATCATCACATACGGGCTCCATGGCTGGGAGCGAGATTGCGTACACAACGGCCTTTAAGCAGTTCGGAGTTATTAAAGCCGATTGTCTCTCCGACTTCTTAGATGCGGCCAAATGTTTTGGAAGTCAACCTTTACCAAAGCATGGTAATGTAGTTATAATAACCAATGCTGGAGGCCCAGGGATATTAGCTGCTGATGCTTGTGGAAAATTGGGCTTGAGACTTGCACACTTGGGAGCTGACGTCATCAACGAATTAATAAGGATACTTCCTCCAGCTGCATCAACTAACAACCCAATAGACGTTTTAGGGGATGCTAGGGCGGATAGGTATCAAGCTGTCCTCACGATTCTATCAGCTAAAGAAGAGCTCGACTGCCTAGTAATGGTGCTTTCCCCCCAAGCAATGACGGAGCCAGATGAGGTTGCTAAGTTGCTCGTAGACTTTAAAGTCAAAAAGCCTGAAAAAGTTGTCGTAGCAAGCTTCCTCGGAGGATTGAAAGTCGCAAACGCTATATCGATATTAAGAAGTGGGGGGATTCCCAACTACGATTCTCCTGAGAGAGCCATTAAGGCATTGAACTCGCTCATAAGTTACAAAGAGATTCGTAGTAAGCAGGAGAGGCTATTGAGCGAAGGTTATCCAAGATATCCAATAGACCGAGATCGCATAAAAGACGTAATTTTAAGAGCAAAGATGGAAGGTAGGAGCATGTTATTACCTCACGAGGCTTATGAGGTATTGAGCTCATGTGGGGTAAGGGCTGCGCCATGTATAATAGCCAGAAGCCCAGACGAAGCCGTTCAAGCAGCTGAGAGCTTAGGTTACCCCGTCGTTTTGAAGATAGTCTCTCCTCACATAATCCATAAGTCTGACGTCGGTGGCGTGAAAGTTGACTTGAGGACGTCGAGTGAGGTCAGGCTTGCTTATTACGAGATCATGGCCAACGTCTCAAAGTTTGTACCAGGGGTAACCATTTATGGTGTGGCAGTCACGCCGATGGTACCTCAAGGGGTGGAAGTGATTATAGGGATGCGTAGAGACCCCCAGTTTGGCCCCCTACTAATGTTCGGCTTAGGCGGAGTATATGTCGAGTTATTGAGGGAGGTATCATTTAGGCTCGCTCCTATTACGAAGAGTGAAGCATTGGAGATGATTATGGAGACGAAGGCCTATGCGCTACTTAGAGGCTTTAGAGGCAGCCCTCTTGGGGACATCGATGCGGTGGTTGATGTGCTACTAAAGGTTTCCACATTGTGTACTGAGTTCAAAGAGATACAGGAAATCGATATTAACCCTCTATTCGTTTACGAGAAATTTAAGGGCTGTATAGTTGTAGATGCGAAGATATGGTGTTGA
- a CDS encoding phosphotransacetylase family protein, with amino-acid sequence MVKKIFLTSPEAYAGKTVVALGLALKAIEEGARVCYMKPIGLARTTVDGKPMDEDVVLMKKVLNLPHPYEVLCPILVDDYFVDKLVKLKDRGMEEIVKACSQIQKDCDYLLLGGFKSVKSGLVAGLSAPEIARKIDANILLVTKASSEDVVDELLVEKSFIESVGARLQGAVLNFTPHHLYYHFKEDIVPLLEEKGIRVYGVVREVPSLLNPTIREIVANLNGEVLTAPDKIDSTYETILIGAMGCESALIYARRAANKLVIVGGDRVDIILSTLETPTIAMILTGGIHPGSRVLAKAEEKGVPIILVNYDTYTTVQMISRLSGRIKPEDVKRISMVKELISRDVDYKAIMED; translated from the coding sequence ATGGTTAAGAAAATCTTCTTAACGTCACCTGAAGCTTATGCTGGTAAGACCGTCGTAGCTCTTGGACTAGCGCTCAAAGCTATTGAAGAGGGGGCTAGGGTGTGCTACATGAAGCCCATAGGGCTTGCTAGAACAACGGTTGATGGTAAGCCAATGGATGAGGATGTTGTGCTCATGAAGAAAGTATTAAATCTCCCTCATCCTTACGAGGTCTTGTGCCCAATACTAGTCGATGACTACTTCGTCGATAAGCTTGTAAAGTTAAAAGATCGTGGAATGGAGGAAATAGTCAAAGCATGTTCTCAAATTCAGAAGGACTGCGATTACTTGCTACTTGGAGGATTCAAGAGTGTGAAGAGTGGTTTGGTAGCGGGATTATCAGCCCCAGAAATTGCTAGGAAGATTGATGCAAACATCTTACTCGTGACTAAAGCTTCGTCAGAAGATGTCGTTGATGAGTTACTGGTAGAGAAGAGCTTTATTGAGAGCGTGGGTGCAAGGCTTCAAGGGGCTGTCTTGAATTTCACCCCCCATCATCTTTACTACCACTTTAAAGAAGATATCGTGCCATTATTGGAGGAGAAGGGTATTCGAGTTTATGGAGTCGTACGAGAAGTACCAAGCCTTCTAAATCCAACAATAAGAGAGATCGTCGCAAACCTTAACGGCGAGGTCTTAACGGCTCCAGACAAGATAGATAGCACGTACGAAACAATACTCATTGGAGCTATGGGTTGTGAGAGCGCGCTCATCTACGCTAGGAGAGCTGCAAATAAGCTCGTAATAGTTGGTGGCGATCGAGTAGACATCATACTATCAACTCTTGAGACCCCCACCATAGCCATGATCTTAACTGGTGGTATTCATCCAGGATCAAGGGTTCTAGCAAAAGCCGAGGAGAAGGGCGTTCCGATAATACTCGTCAACTACGACACCTATACTACAGTTCAGATGATAAGTAGGCTCAGTGGCAGGATTAAACCTGAAGACGTCAAGAGAATAAGCATGGTTAAAGAGCTTATATCAAGGGATGTTGATTACAAGGCGATAATGGAAGACTGA
- the hxlB gene encoding 6-phospho-3-hexuloisomerase: MSTSSENLKGFYSAMEEILSFLGDLKDKLNKAEVDKMVGMLVEAWGWGKIILIVGAGRSGLIGRAFAMRLMHLGFRTYVVGETITPAIGPNDVLIAISGSGSTAIVVTAAEAAKKVGAKVIAITSFRDSPLAKLADHVVIVPGRTKTAVEQDYFSRQILGIHEPLAPLGTLFELGAAVFLDSVVAELMYRLGKSEVEMKYRHAIIE, encoded by the coding sequence ATGAGTACCAGCTCCGAGAATCTCAAAGGCTTCTACTCGGCCATGGAGGAGATACTCTCATTCCTAGGAGACTTGAAGGACAAGCTGAATAAAGCTGAAGTGGACAAGATGGTTGGCATGCTTGTTGAGGCTTGGGGGTGGGGAAAGATTATCTTGATAGTTGGGGCTGGTCGAAGCGGCTTAATAGGCAGGGCCTTCGCCATGAGGCTCATGCACTTAGGCTTCAGAACCTATGTGGTCGGTGAGACCATAACCCCGGCTATAGGTCCGAACGATGTCCTGATAGCAATATCCGGCTCAGGCTCCACAGCAATAGTTGTGACGGCAGCTGAGGCAGCTAAGAAGGTTGGAGCCAAGGTGATAGCAATAACCTCGTTTAGAGATAGTCCGCTAGCTAAGCTAGCTGATCATGTCGTTATCGTCCCTGGAAGGACCAAAACAGCTGTAGAGCAAGACTACTTCTCAAGACAAATACTTGGAATCCATGAACCATTAGCTCCTCTAGGCACACTTTTCGAGCTTGGAGCAGCAGTGTTTCTTGATAGCGTAGTTGCAGAGCTCATGTACCGGCTTGGGAAGTCAGAGGTAGAGATGAAGTACAGACATGCAATAATAGAGTGA
- a CDS encoding phosphoribosyltransferase family protein, whose product MGSLRLSQRGKLVYSEELLGKFYVFKDRLQAGILLGRACRQVVKEADYVLAVPMGGIPVGLMVSKILKAKFDIIICRKLLIPWNREAGFGAVGPDGSYFVDQAFARSLGLSSYEIEEAVREQIEEIRKRNELLRQGRDYPLFNDLKVILIDDGVAAGYTMRAAVDFVKSRGAREVIIAVPTGCLESLLKLSEHVSLIVCLNIRSGPWFAVADAYQEWRDLDYEYVMRLMKEYEGESLPNG is encoded by the coding sequence GTGGGCTCCTTGAGGCTTTCTCAAAGAGGTAAATTGGTGTATAGTGAGGAGTTGCTAGGTAAGTTCTATGTGTTCAAGGATAGACTACAGGCTGGGATCTTACTTGGAAGAGCTTGTCGTCAAGTGGTAAAGGAAGCAGACTATGTCTTAGCTGTGCCGATGGGTGGAATTCCTGTTGGTCTCATGGTATCAAAGATATTGAAAGCCAAGTTCGACATTATAATATGCCGTAAGCTCTTGATACCGTGGAATAGAGAAGCTGGTTTTGGAGCCGTGGGGCCCGATGGAAGTTACTTTGTAGATCAAGCTTTCGCTAGAAGTTTAGGTTTAAGCAGTTACGAAATAGAGGAAGCAGTAAGAGAGCAAATCGAGGAGATAAGGAAGAGAAATGAACTACTGAGACAAGGAAGGGATTACCCGCTATTCAACGATTTAAAGGTCATTCTAATAGATGATGGGGTAGCTGCTGGTTATACTATGAGGGCAGCCGTGGACTTCGTTAAATCAAGAGGTGCGAGAGAGGTCATCATAGCTGTGCCAACAGGATGCTTAGAGTCTCTATTAAAACTCTCAGAGCACGTGAGTCTCATAGTCTGTTTAAATATCAGGTCAGGCCCTTGGTTTGCAGTTGCTGACGCTTACCAGGAGTGGAGGGACCTAGACTACGAGTACGTCATGAGATTGATGAAGGAGTATGAAGGGGAAAGCTTACCTAACGGCTAA
- a CDS encoding cren protein codes for MRLSERKIEPTTLIKVKSLNDLARFAASMSTLGQMIYIIHFEYQEKHVYGLFAVYHDYYNLYGLPIFYYYISDEKLNGKYLLIRTEENREYVLVSEGSKPGWVAIPIISLDEPPPFTAFAYERRTVGSSN; via the coding sequence ATGAGGTTGTCTGAAAGGAAGATCGAGCCAACAACCCTCATAAAAGTCAAAAGCTTAAACGACTTAGCTAGATTTGCAGCGTCCATGTCCACTCTAGGGCAAATGATCTACATAATACACTTCGAATACCAAGAAAAGCATGTATATGGGCTCTTCGCCGTCTATCATGACTACTACAATCTGTACGGTCTTCCAATATTCTACTATTACATAAGCGATGAAAAGCTCAACGGCAAGTACCTCTTAATTAGGACTGAGGAAAACAGGGAGTACGTGCTCGTCTCTGAAGGCTCTAAGCCCGGCTGGGTAGCTATACCAATCATAAGCTTAGATGAACCTCCACCATTCACAGCTTTCGCCTATGAACGCAGGACCGTTGGCTCAAGCAACTAG
- a CDS encoding cyclophilin-like fold protein has protein sequence MVVIEKYPLMIIVNEVNVAEGELVRTYAPLTISKIVRMLPIRSRIYKLPDRVYFQISLGLDVEKPREQVSRGDITFWPQASAIAFFVRDAKLTQPVSLIGKVTKGLEFIEKASMGTPILIKLVA, from the coding sequence ATGGTCGTGATAGAGAAGTACCCATTGATGATAATCGTGAACGAAGTTAACGTAGCCGAAGGGGAGCTTGTCAGAACATATGCCCCCTTAACGATATCAAAGATCGTTAGGATGCTGCCCATAAGATCTAGGATCTATAAGCTTCCAGATAGAGTGTACTTTCAAATAAGCTTAGGATTAGATGTCGAGAAGCCCAGGGAGCAGGTATCGAGAGGCGATATAACGTTCTGGCCTCAAGCATCAGCGATAGCCTTCTTCGTAAGAGATGCAAAGTTAACCCAGCCTGTGAGCTTGATCGGTAAGGTTACAAAGGGGCTTGAATTTATAGAGAAGGCCTCGATGGGCACCCCTATTCTAATAAAGCTAGTTGCTTGA